The genomic segment TACTGCTCTCTTCTTTACCCAGGACGGTAAATACTTCGCCACCTTGGTCAACGCCTTCCCGGACGATAAGTGGAAGGATATTGGTTCCGCCCTCGTCAACATCATCCCATTGGAGAAGAATCAGCGAATTGTTGGCTTTACGATCGTAGAAAACTTCAAACAACCGCTGTATGTATACCATGTAAGTAAAAATGGATTGATGAAAAAGACGGCGTTGTCCGAATACGAAACGAATCGTTCCAGTGCGTTGGTAGCTGCGAAGCTGAAAGCAGACGATGACGAGTTTGTGAATGTATTTGTGGCTGACGAAGCTGGGGCGATACTCGGTGCGACGAAAGATGGCATGGGCATTCGATTCCAACGCAATGAAGTCAGCGCAACGGGTAGAGCATCGAGCGGTGTAAAAGCAATCGCACTAGCTCCTGGCGACGATGTCATCACGATGCTTCCGATTGAGGAAGACGATTCTCGTGCCTTTAGCTTGCTGACGGCTGAAGGGGTTGTAAAACGCACAGCCATTGCTGCGATTCCACTCCAAGCTCGCGCAGGCAAAGGCGTACAGTTGATTCGTAAACGAAAAAATAATCCGCATGAGCTTGTTGCGATGTTCATCGAGGAAACGGTTTATGCCTGGACGTCGCAGAACGAATGGACCCTTGTAGAGACAGAGCAAGTGATCGTCAACGAGCAAGGTGGTATCGGCCGACAACTAGTCGAGGGTGGGGTAAAAGCAGTAGCTTTTGAAACCATTTTGCCTTCAGATGAACCGAAGGACGAAGCGACTGCAAAAGGCCCAGGAGACGGATCTGGCACAGCAGGACAACAGAAAACGTCGAATGCCCAGGCCAGCCTGTTCGATGGAGATCATCGTGAATAAAAGGAATGATGAATAGATGGCGTTTGAAGCCTTTGTTTCACCGCTAAGCTGGCAGCAGGTTTCTCTGCTCCTCGATACTGTGCAATATTTCGAAGACGCGCCAAAACTGCTTTCCCTTCCACAAGAGCAAGGAGCAAGTGTGCCTGTGCCGATTACGTCAGACACATTGAAGACGATGCTTGGTTGTCTGGACGAAGAGGAAGCATTTAGTCGCAAAGCTTTTTCATTGAAATGGGAAGCAGCTGAGGACGAAGGGAGTGGCTATCTGGTTGTCGAGCTTCCGAATGGACACACCGTGAGACAGCCAGCCGTTCTATCTGCTTTTTCTCCGGTTTAACAAAAAAACGCTTTGGTGACGCGCTTGCATTCATGACAGAATGTGAGCCGTTTAGCCAAAGCGTTTTTTTGCATACAAAAAGATTGCCAGCAATTGGAGTATGTGATACAGTTTGAACACGAGTTGTTGTGTAATAAAGTTAGTAACTTACCGAATTTTCATACTTACCAATGGAGGATGGAATCATGGAAAAAGTCATTGATCAAAAGGCTTTTATGGACGTCATTCGCGAGCGTCGTTCCGTACGTCATTACGATCCAACAGCAAAAATCTCGCGGGATGAAATTAAGGAAATGCTGAAAGAAGCGACCTTGGCACCTTCCAGCTCCAATCTCCAGCCATGGCGATTTTTGGTTATCGATGAACAGCCATTGAAAGAGAAGCTGCTCCCCATCGCATTTAACCAAAAGCAGGTGGTAGAGGCTGCGGCGATTATTGCAGTCCTGGCTGATTATGAGGGCTACAAGCAAGCTGGGAGCATTTACAAAAAAGCGGTAGAAGCGGGCTACATGACAGAAGAAGTAAAAGCCACACTCATCGACAACATCAACAAGCGTTATGAGAATCGGGATCGAGCAATCATCAAGGAAATTGCTCTGGTAGACGGAGGTCTCGTCTCGATGCAATTCATGCTCGTTGCCAAGGCAAGAGGGTATGACACGGTGCCAATGGGAGGCTATAACAGCGAGAAATTCAAGGAAGCTTTCCAAATCCCGGATCAATATGAAACGGTCATGTTGATTGCAGTCGGCAAAGCGGCAGAACCTGGTCATCCGACTACTCGCTTGGATGTAGAAGAGATTACGTTCTGGAATGAGATGCCGAGTAAATAAGCATGGAGAAATGGAATAGCCTTGGCCTGATATGATTTTTGGGCCTAGGCTTTTTTCACGTTTGCAAGCTTTCGAGGGACAGACATGCTGGCAATCAGGTGAAATGGGGCGTACAATAGGGGACATGACAGTAACGAGAGAAGCCGCAAACGAGCGAAAGAAGGGTGTAGGATGAAAAGATTGTTGGCAATCAGCGATATTCATGGGGAATTGGAGAAACTGGAATCGTTGATGGAGCAAATTCAGTACGATCCACAAAACGATCAATTGATCCTGCTAGGTGATTATGTAGACCGTGGACCAGAGTCGAAGGGGGTCGTCGACAAGGTGAAACAGCTTCATGCAGAAGGGGCAATCGTGTTGATGGGCAACCATGATCATATGATGGTCAAATCGTTCGAACAAGACCCTGTCTTTATCGAGCGTTGGTTCAGAAACGGCGCACAAAAGACGTTGGCGAGCTATGGTCATGCCGCAGCAGATATGGAGTCTGGTGCACCGGAGACCTTGGAAATCACCTCTTCGGTCAAAGAGCATCTGGAATTTTTGGGTGGCTTGGACTGTTATTATGAAACGAATGATTATATTTTTGTTCACGGGGGTGTACATCCCGAGACTCCGGTTGCAGAGACTGACCCGTACCTGCTGATGTGGATTCGTGAAGAGTTCCATAAAGGCTACCAGGGTGAGAAGACCGTTGTTTTCGGTCACACGCCAACCAGTTATTTGCACGGTAAACATGATGTGTTTTACGGTGAAAATAAAATCATCGGGATTGACGGAGGTGCCGTATACGGCGGCCGTCTGCATTGCTTGGAGCTGCCTAGCCGAAAGGTTTATTCGGTAGAGTAATAGAGCATTAACGAAAGGCTTCCACCTCACTTTGCAAAGAGTGGGTGAAAGCCTTTTTGATATGCGTCAAGATAAATTCAGAGTAATATTGTAATGAATTTTATTTAAATAAATTGCAAAAATTAATAATTAAAGGCTTGTCTTCTAATATTTGGGATAGTAAAATATTCCCAACTCACTCATATTTTTATTGTTTACCATCATATTAGCCCACGTGAATATTTGCATATTAATGACCAATTTCCCCTGCCATACTCGCTGAAATGTGACTGTTACTCTAATCGTCGCTCTTATTCTACTCCTAGAAAAGACAAAAGAACCAGCCATTTAAAAAAATCATTGATCGATACATTCGTTCCCGGAAAAAAGGAAAGAATCACCCATCTCATGATCGCGATGGTTTCTTACTGCATCATACTTCAAAAAAAATCAATTAAAGGGAATAAAAGTAAGTCGTGTATATCTGGTCGTTGCATTCCAAAGTGCTGAAAGAAAAAGAATTGGCTGAGCTATTTCTTCCGGGTGAGTGGCGATATGTTTTCCGGGTAAAAGTTCCTAATATTCAGAATGAAATAACCGTTTGCTTATGTGGGGTACCTGCCTTTGTGCTGCCCGGAAAAGAAAGCGGGAGACAGGCGATCGTACAACGAGTCACAGTTTGGGGGAAATTCACTTCTCTTGTATGCACGTGGGGAGCAAGAGGGAGCATTTGGAGTGGTTATGCTCACCAGGCAAGTGCTAGAAACTATCCAACACGGAACAAGGGAGGAACAACGCTTTGCATTTTGTTCAGACATTAGTAGAAGCGCTGGAATTGTGGAAGAACGAGGAACATAAAGGCGTTACCTTCATTTTGGGAGACCAGAATGAGGTGTTTGTTTCCTATAAAGAATTGTATGAAGAAGCCCTCGGCTATTTATTTGTCCTTCAAAGTAATGGAATCAAGCCTGGAGATGAGGTCGTTTTTCAAATTGAGGATAGTAATCTCCGAACTTTTGTCTGCCTTTTTTGGGGATGCTTACTCGGTGGAATGATTGCTGTTCCGATCTCTGTAGGGGATAACGAAGAGCATCGTCTTAAGCTGTTAAAGGTTTGGAAGACATTAATCAATCCGTATCTCATTACGACGGACAGCGTCTGGAAACGACTGGAGGATTTCTTTAGCAAACACAACTACCTGACGGAAATGGAATCATTGAAGTCGAAGTCCTTCCTGCTTGATGAGACTGGGAAAAAGGAAGAGAAGGGCACAATCTATTATCCTACTGCAGATCAAGTGGCCTTTATCCAATTTTCATCTGGGTCTACAGGAGATCCAAAAGGGGTTACCCTGACCCATGAAAACCTTGTCCATAATGTGCTTGCGATTAATAACAGACTTGGAACGACTGAGTCTGACTCATTTCTAAGCTGGATGCCCTTAACTCATGACATGGGGATGATCGCGTTCCATTTATCCCCGTTGTATGCAGGAGTTCAGCATTATTTTATTCATACCTCACTATTTATCAGGCGGCCTACGCTATGGCTGAAGAAAGTAAGCGAGCACAAGGCGACGATTACTTCTTCTCCGAACTTTGGGTATAAATATGTGTTGTCCAGGTTTAAACCGGAAGTGGCAGAAGAGTGGGATTTGTCTACGCTTCGCGCGATTTTAAATGGAGCAGAACCCATTGCTTCAGAATTAATCTATCATTTTTTGGAACAGATGAGCCCTTATGGATTGAAGAAAACGAGCATGCTCCCGTGCTATGGATTAGCAGAAGCCTCTGTGGGAGTATCGATACCTGATCAGAATCAGCATTTTACAACGCTTTCTCTAGATCGTAGGTTTATCCAGGTAGGGAAGCCAATCAAGATGTCGGATCATACAAATCCAGAGGCTCTCACACTGGTAGAAGTCGGTTACCCCATCGATTTTTGCGAGGTAAGAATATGTGACGACGAGGATCATGAGCTGCCAAGCGAAACGGTTGGCCATATCCAGATTAGAGGGAAGAATGTAACCGCTGGATACTACAACAACCCTGCTGCCACCGCAAATGTAATGACGGCTGATGGATGGCTCAGAACCGGGGATCTGGGTTTTATGCGAAAGAAACATCTTGTCATTACGGGGCGTGCCAAAGATATCATCTTCGTGAATGGTCAAAACGTTTATCCGCATGATATTGAGCGGATTGCTGAAGAAGTCGAAGGAGTCGAGCTTGGGAAGGTCGTTGCCTGCGGGGTATTCAACGAGAAAAGCAAAGAAGAGGATATTCTTGTGTTTATCCTGCATCGGAAAAGTGTAGACGAGTTCGTTGCGCTGTCTAAGAAAGTGAAAACGCATTTGAACGAGCGAACAGGATGGAGAATAAGCGAGGTCTTGCCGATTCAGCGCATCCCCAAAACAACGAGTGGAAAAGTGGAACGATATAGAGTAGCTAGGGAGTATCAGTCTGGAGCATTTCGCGATGTTTCCGAGGAAATGCAGCGCCGAATCACCGAACAGGAAAAAGAGGAAAGAACCGATAAATCACCACACTTGCGGGAAGAATTAGAAAAACAAATGCTTGCCATTTGCCGCGAGGTGCTTCAATCAGACAGATTGGGACCAAACGACAGTTATTTTGACATAGGCGTGTCCTCTATGCAGTTGACCCAGTTAGCAGGGCGGATAGAAGAAGAGATGGGGATCACGCTGGCGGTAACAGATTTGTTTGCCTATCCGACGATCTCCAAGCTTTCTCGCAGTCTCTTCGACGGCGAACAAACGACTGATCGCATAAAAGAGACTGATACGAGCCAACAGATACACAAGGATATCGCTATTATCGGGATTTCTTGTAAGTTCCCGCAGGCTCAGGATGGGGATCAATTTTGGCAAAACATCCGGGGAGGAAAGGATTGCATTCATGAGCTTCATGGTCAGAGACGAAAGGACGCAGAACAATATGTTTCGCTGGTAAGAGGCGAGCAGGGTAATCCTAACCTTGTGGAGGGTGGTTATTTAGAGGAGATAGACAAGTTTGACTATTCGTTCTTCTCGATCACCCCGAAAGAAGCGAAGCTAATGGACCCCAACCAAAGGCTGTTCCTCCAGAATGCTTGGAATACGCTAGAGGATGCAGGCTATGGCGGGCACAAGCTTTCAGGGGAAAAAGTAGGGGTGTATGTCGGCTTCTCCAAGCTGGGATACGATTACGAACGCCTTTTGTCAGTGGTAAGTCCCAAAGATTTGCCCTCTTATGCAGTAGGCAACCTTCCTTCCATTATTGCAAGCCGCATTTCGCACCTGCTTGATTTGCGCGGCCCTGCTGTCACCGTGGATACAGCTTGCTCTTCTTCCTTGGTTGCGGTTCATATGGCGTGCAAGGCTATCCAAAACGGTGATTGTGAGATGGCATTGGCAGGTGGAGTCAAAACCATCCTGCTGGCGCAGAAGGCTGGAATCGGAATGGAATCCTCTGACAACCGTTCCAGAGCGTTTGACGATCAATCTGATGGAACAGGTTGGGGCGAAGGCGTAGCTAGTGTTCTGTTAAAGCCCTTGGAAAAAGCCATCGAGGACGGGGATCACATCTATGCCGTGATTAAGGGAAGCGCTGTTAATCAAGACGGCGTTACAGTCGGGATTACCGCACCGAATTCACAGGCCCAGGCAGAATTGATCGTAGACGCTTGGGAGGATGCGCAAGTCGACCCTGAAACGATTAGTTATATAGAGGCGCATGGAACGGGTACAAAGCTGGGGGACCCCGTTGAGCTGGATGGAATTCAGAGAGCATTCCGACAATATACACAGAAGAAACAGTTTTGTGGAATCGGCACTGTAAAAGCGAATATTGGACATTTATATGAAGCAGCGGGAATCGCTGGCTTGATTAAGGCTGTCTTGCAGTTAAAGCACAAAGAGCTGCCGGCCCTCGTCCATTTTCAGAAACCGAATCGGAATTTCGCATTTGAAAAGTCGCCAGTCTATGTGCAAAACAGACTGGAAAAATGGGAAACAGATGGACACCCGAGAAGATGTGGGGTTAGCTCGTTTGGGTTTAGCGGGACCAATAGCCACGTTATCTTGGAAGAGTATGTGCCGGTTAATGAAACAGAGATGACAGTCTCAGACGAGGTGCAAGTGTTTACCTTGTCGGCCAAATCCGAGTCAGCCCTTCAACGTCTGATTCAAAAGTACCAGGAGTTTCTTTCTTCCAGCGGACCGCTTTCTCTGTCAGATTTGTGCTTTACGGCAAATACCGGGAGAGAAACGCTTCCCTATCGGATTGCGCTCATTTTGCATAGCCGCAGCGATTTCGAACAAAAGCTCGACCGATTGGCGGTCCGGCTTGAAAATGATCGAGATGTTTTTGTCTACTCACCTGGTAAAAACCGCGTTCCAGATGAAACCGTTCATCTATTAAGTCAATCCGCTCGGGATGTGCAGGAAAAGTACCACAAGGCGAGTACAGAGATGAAGTATTCGTATGCAGCGACATTATGCGATTTGTATGTACAGGGAGCTATGGTTGACTGGGATGAGTTCTACAGAGATGGCAAAAAGAGAAGAAGAATGCCACTGCCGGTCTATCCTTTCGATCAGTATCGTTCTTGGATTACAGATGATGTGATCAGCGTCATTCCAGAACAGACGAACACTATTAGCGGAAATAGAGGTGCTACTGTGTCAGAGATAGGAACTGCGCCAATCGCAAAAGTTCTGAAAGAGTTGGTTCATCATGCTTCAGGTTTTGCTGTAGAAGAAATTGATCCATCCCTTCATTTTCTGGAGCTAGGCTTGGATTCTATTATGCTCGTACAAATCAATCGTGAAATTCAGGAAAAATTTGGAGTGGTCATTCCGGCCCAAGAGTTGTTTGAAACCATTACCAGTGTTGATAAGCTAGCAGCGCACATCGCTCTGGAGCTATCCAGTAGCCCGGCTGTGGCTTCTGCCAAACAAATGGAATGGATGGAAATCGAGCAACCGAGAGAAAACGTAGTTGTGGAACAGAATGACGTTCAAAAAATTCAACGATCAGAGCCGAGCGAACAAACCATGAAAATGCCAGTCTCGAGCAGCGCAGGGGCGGTTGAAACCATTATCGAAAAGCAGATTTCGCTCTTATCTGAACACCAAAACCAAATGGCTACGCTGTTACAAAAGCAGTTGGAGCTATTGAACCAAGAACAAAGCTTTGTACCAAAACAACACGTTGAATCTGTGACTGTTGCTCCTGAGATCAAAAAAACTGAGGCAAAACCACCAGTCAAGGCGAATGAAGAGGAACGCCAGAAGCCATTTATACCGTACCAGCCACTGATGATCGGTGAACGAGGCAATTTTACACCGACACAAAGAGAGTATCTGAACGCATTCATTCAAAGCTATACGGAAAAGACAAAGCAATCCAAGAAGTATACGCAAGAGCACCGATTTGTTCATGCCAACAATCGCAATGTGTCTGGATTCCGTTCCTATTGGAAGGAAATGGTCTATCCGATCATTACACAAGCATCTGCTGGTTCCAAAATGTGGGATCTGGATGGGAATGAATATGTCGATCTGACGATGGGTTTCGGTGTCAACCTGCTCGGTCATAATCCCGCATTTATCATGAAGAAGCTGGAGGAGCAGATTCAATCTGATTTACCTCCGCTGGGTCCTATGTCGGATGTAGCTGGAAGAGTAGCGGAATTAATCAGCGAGCTAACCGGAGTGGAACGTGTCGCCTTCTACAATTCGGGGACAGAGGCTGTAATGGTGGCACTGCGCCTGGCCAGAGCTGTTACAGGCCGTTCGAAAATCGCACTATTCTCCGGCTCCTATCACGGTACATTTGACGGCATTCTGACTGTGGCTGATCCTGAGTCCCAGGACGGGAAGGCCATACCGATGGCACCAGGTATAACCCAGCATACGGTGGATGACGTCCTGGTCTTAAACTACAATCATCCAAAATCAATCGAGCTGATCAAAAAACATGCACATGAACTGGCAGCAGTATTAGTCGAGCCTGTTCAAAGCCGCCGTCCAGATTTGCAGCCGGTGGAATTCTTGAAGGAAGTCAGAGAGATTACAAGGCAATCGGGCACGGCCCTTATTTTTGACGAGATCATTACGGGATTCCGTATACATCTTGGTGGCGCACAGGCATGGTATGGAATAGAAGCAGACCTCGTTACGTATGGGAAAGTTCCGGGTGGCGGCATGCCGATCGGTGTTGTAGCCGGGAAAGCTGCGTTCATGGATGCAGTAGATGGGGGAACCTGGAATTTTGGAGATCATTCTTACCCGGTAAATGCCGAGAAAAAGACGTTTGTGGGCGGAACGTTTTGCACGCATCCACTGACGATGCATGCTGCGATCGCAACGCTGGAATATTTGAAGGAACAGGGGCCGAAGCTTCAGGAAGCGTTAACTCAAAAGACCCTCTACTTGGTAGAAACGCTTAACGCGTATTTTAAGAACGAGCAGATTCCAATCCAGATGATTCATTGCGGTTCCTTGTTCCGCTTCGTATCGTTTACTGATATAGAATTGTTCTTCTATCACCTGATTAGCAAGGGCATTTATATATGGGAGGGCAGAAATTGCTTCCTTTCCACTGCTCATTCCGATGAGGATATCGAGAGATTGATCCAAGCGGTGAAGGAAAGTATTGAGGATCTGCGTCGAGGAGGCTTTTTGCCGGAGCCACCCCCAACTTCTCCGAATGGAGGACGCAAACAAAATCAAGTCGTCGAAATGACTAACTTTACGAGACGCGACGGGCAAAAGCCAGAGGCGACGCTTGTGGAAAGTGTGGGGGAACAACTGAAGCTGCCTCTTAGCCCAGAACAGAAACAAATGTGGTTTGCGGTCAAATATCGCGTGGAAGCATCCGCAGCTTTTAACGAGACAGCCTCAATTCAGGTCGAGGGTGAACTTGATATCCCTGTGTTTGAGCAGGCTGTTCAAGCTATGGTTGATCGCCATGAAGCGTTGCGAACCATCATTGATTCCAACGGAGAGTATCAGGTGGTACTACCCAAGAGGGACATACGTGTTCGATTCGTGGATGTAAGCCACCTTTCATCCGAGGAACAGGAAGAAAAAAAGAATCAGCTTTTGGAGGAACAAACAGGCACGCCATTTGAACTGTCTTCTGAGGACCCTCTGTATCGGGTAAGTGTCATCAAGCTGGCTCCCGCCAAATTCCTAACCTCCTACACCTTCCATCACATGATTGCAGATGGGTGGTCGATGGCTGTTTTTATAAAAGAGCTGGATGATATCTACTCGGCCCTTATACAGAAACGCCCAATATCTCTCGAGCCTTCCACACCGTTTTCTGCTTATCGAAACTGGCAAGAAGATCAGATGCAGAAACCAGCGTTTCAAGAAGCGCTCGCGTACTGGAACGAAAAATTCGCAGATCCAATCCCAAAGCTCGTTTTTCCTTTGGAGCAAAGAGAAACGGGAAAACCATCTTTTACAGGTGAGCGAATTACTTTTAAGATCGACAGCAGCATCACAAGGAAGGCAAGAAAAAGAAGCATTCAAAACAAGAACAGTCTGTTTATTACCTTACTGGCTTCTTTTAATCTGTTCCTTCATCGTATTCTCGGAAATAGAAAAATGGTGGTTGCGATTCCTACTGCGGGTCAATCCCATATCGGCAAAATGTCCTTGATCGGAAACTGCGTTAATCTGTTGCCGATTTGCACGGAGATTGACGGCAATGATACGGCTGCTGATTATTTGTCCCGAGTGAAACAGGCGGTTGCGGAGATGGAAAAGCATCAAGCCTTCTCCTTTGCCGCATTAGCGGAGAATTTGCCGCATCAGAACTTGCCAGAGCTTTCTGTGTTGTTCAATATGGATCGACCGCTTCACAACCTGACTTTTGCTCAAATGAAGGCTACGCTGTTGCCCAATCGGATCATTTACAGCAAGTACGATCTGTTTGTAAACGTGACAGAAGTGGGCGGAGAGCTTGTTGTTGATGTGGATGCACGAAGCGGGGTAGTAACCACGGAGATTCTTCGCCAGTGGGGCGTCTACTTTGCCAATCTTTTGCATCGTATTTCAGAAGACGACCAGGAAAAAATTCGTGCACTATCGCTTTTGCTGCCCGACGAGATGGAAAAAATGAAACGCGATTTCAGTGGCAACCTGGGCAAATATGCAGGAGAATGGACAGAGCTTTTGCAGGATATACCAGATGATCAGGTAGGACGAGCTTCCCTCTATGTCCTGGATCAGTATGAGCAATTGGCTCCTGTGGGTGCGGTTGGACAGGTGTATCTGGCTAATGGAGAATTCGAGCATGCAGACCCGTCCCATTGGCTGCGAACTACGAAATCTGCTGTTCCGCTAGGAAATGGAGAAATCCAAATCATCCATTCATCCGATCGGCTTGCAGGGCAAAGAAGCACGAGCGGCAGAGAAGCAGAGCCGGCTGGAACGGCGACCGAAGAGACCATCAGAGTCATATGGCAGGAAATCTTGGGAAGCTCCCCGATGTATCTGGATGATAATTTTTTTGAACAAGGCGGGAACTCCTTACAAGCGACTGTCATGCTCAGTAGAATCTACAAGGAATGCCACGTGCAAATTCCTTTGCATCAAATTTTTCAATCGCAGACGATACGTGAATTAGCCAAATATGTAGACTCGTCAAAGCAGCAAGCTTTTACTCCCATTCGCTCATGCGAGTTGCAGCCATACTATAAGGCTTCTTCCGCACAGAAAAGGATGTATATCCTCCAAGGTCTGGATGGAGGAACCGCCTATAACCTGTCGGGTTACATACAATTGGATGGGGAACTGGAACTTGATCGTCTGATTCACTCTTTGCAACAGGTTGTACAAAGACATGATTCTTTCCGGACCAACTTTGTCATCAGAGATAATGAGGTCGTGCAAGTTTTACATGACGATTTGCCATTGGATATTGAGGTTGAACAACTGGACGAAGAGGATGTAAATGAGGCAATTCGCAACTTTATCCAGCCTTTTGATCTTAGCAAAGCACCGCTTATTCGGGCGAAAATCTTCCAAGTGTCAGCCAAGCGCTTCATAGTGGCTGTGGACATGCACCACATTATTTCGGACGGCTATTCTGTCTCTCTGTTTATCCGTGAGCTGCTCCATACGTATAGAGGAGAATCACTGCCGGAGCTCAGCGTGACGTATAAAGATTTTGTGGCATGGGAGCAAGAGAGAGAGCAGTCAGAACAGCTTTTGGCTCAAAAAGAGTACTGGCTGAAGCAATTTGGCCAAGGAGAGCTCCCTGTATTGAAGCTTCCCGTTGATTACCAAAGACCATCGGTTCAAACCTTTGAAGGTGACCGCTTGACAATGGGAATCGGTAAGGAAGTCAGGAAGCAGTTGCTCCAATTGGCTAGGGAAACTGACACGACCTTGTACATGGTATTGCTTGCTGCTTACAATGTATTGCTTTATCGATACACGGGGCAGGAGGAGCTGATTGTCGGTTCTGCTGTGGCGGGAAGACAACACCCTGATTTGGAACGAATGATTGGCATGTTTGTAAATACGTTGGCGATTCGCAACTATCCAACAGGAAGCAAGACCTTTACGGACTTCCTGCATGAAGTGAAAAATCAAGCCATCCTTGCATTTGAAAATCAGGAGTACCCGTTTGAAAAACTGGTTGATTCTCTTCAACTTAACAAAGATTTGAGCCGGAATCCTCTATTTGATACCATGTTTGATTACCATTATGAATCCTTTGACGACGTGGCCTCAGATGATTTCAAAGTCACGACGTATGAATATCCAAAGGGCGTGTCCCTCTTTGATCTCAGTCTTGATGTGCATGATGACGGGACAACGCTCACTTGTCAATTTGATTACAGCACGCATCTGTTTAAACGCGATACGGTTGAGCGAATGGCCAATCACTTTGCCATGATTCTTCACTCCATTCTGCAATCTAACGAGAGTTGCCTAGCTGATTTGGAGTACTTGTCCAGCGAAGATGTCAAGCAGGTTGTCGCCGACTTTAATCATGTGAGGAAGCAAATACCAGCTCCTCTCTACCCAACATTCTATGAATGGTTTGAGGCAGAAGCAAAACGCCATACAGAGCAAGTCGCTGTCTCTTACGGGGAAGAGCAGATCAGCTATCAGGAACTCAATGCAAAAGCAAACCGTCTGGCCCGGACTCTGCGTGATCAGGGTGTAAAGCCAAACAGCTCCGTTGCGATTTTGGCCGAACGATCGATTAACATGGTCGTCGCTGTTCTGGCTGTCATGAAGGCGGGTGGAGCTTATGTTCCGATTGATCCTCAGTATCCGAAGGACCGTATTTCGTTCATGCTGGAAGACAGTCAGGCAAAGGTCATGCTGGTCAATCAAAATGGACAGAGTGGAGTAGATTTCAGCGGCGCCATTATCGATCTGGACGCAGAGGCAAGTTACATGGAGGATTCGTCCAATCTCGACGCCATCTCCGGACCGAGTGATCTCGCGTATATCATTTATACATCCGGCACTACTGGCAAACCCAAAGGGGTCATGATCGAGCATCGCAATCTGGTGAGTGTAGCCAATACATGGCGGTATGAGTACGAACTTGAACAGATGAATGTGAATCTTTTGC from the Brevibacillus brevis genome contains:
- a CDS encoding nitroreductase family protein; translated protein: MEKVIDQKAFMDVIRERRSVRHYDPTAKISRDEIKEMLKEATLAPSSSNLQPWRFLVIDEQPLKEKLLPIAFNQKQVVEAAAIIAVLADYEGYKQAGSIYKKAVEAGYMTEEVKATLIDNINKRYENRDRAIIKEIALVDGGLVSMQFMLVAKARGYDTVPMGGYNSEKFKEAFQIPDQYETVMLIAVGKAAEPGHPTTRLDVEEITFWNEMPSK
- a CDS encoding metallophosphoesterase family protein; this encodes MKRLLAISDIHGELEKLESLMEQIQYDPQNDQLILLGDYVDRGPESKGVVDKVKQLHAEGAIVLMGNHDHMMVKSFEQDPVFIERWFRNGAQKTLASYGHAAADMESGAPETLEITSSVKEHLEFLGGLDCYYETNDYIFVHGGVHPETPVAETDPYLLMWIREEFHKGYQGEKTVVFGHTPTSYLHGKHDVFYGENKIIGIDGGAVYGGRLHCLELPSRKVYSVE